The following coding sequences are from one bacterium window:
- a CDS encoding pyridoxal-phosphate dependent enzyme, which yields MTRYAVTLQDIEEAATRLAGVAHRTPVMTSRILDELAGRRLFFKCEHLQRVGAFKFRGAWNSVSQLPDDAAARGVATHSSGNHAQALALAARLRGIPAHIVMPSTAPAVKRAAVEGYGARIVDCEPTLEAREAAARRVLQETGAVFVHPYDYPPTIAGQGTAALELLEQVPDLDAVVAPVGGGGLMSGTCLAARGRRPDIRLFGAEPAGADDARRSLAAGARIPQTCPDTLADGLLTSLGELTWPVLRDHLEDISTVTDEEIVRAMRLVWSRMKQLVEPSGAVPVAAVLTDGFRALRGLSRVGVVISGGNVDLGDLARRGIL from the coding sequence ATGACGCGATACGCCGTCACGCTGCAGGACATCGAGGAGGCCGCGACGCGACTCGCGGGCGTGGCCCACCGCACGCCCGTGATGACCAGCCGGATCCTCGACGAACTCGCCGGCCGCCGCCTCTTCTTCAAATGCGAGCACCTGCAGAGGGTCGGCGCCTTCAAGTTCCGCGGCGCCTGGAATTCCGTAAGCCAGTTGCCGGACGACGCGGCCGCGCGCGGCGTGGCCACCCACAGCAGCGGCAACCACGCCCAGGCCCTGGCGCTGGCCGCCCGGCTGCGCGGGATACCCGCCCACATCGTCATGCCCAGCACCGCGCCGGCGGTCAAGCGCGCGGCGGTGGAAGGCTATGGCGCGCGCATCGTGGACTGCGAGCCCACGCTGGAGGCGCGCGAGGCCGCGGCCCGGCGCGTGCTGCAGGAGACGGGCGCGGTCTTCGTCCATCCCTACGACTACCCCCCGACGATCGCCGGACAGGGCACCGCCGCGCTGGAACTGCTGGAGCAGGTGCCCGACCTGGACGCCGTGGTGGCGCCGGTGGGCGGCGGCGGCCTGATGTCCGGCACCTGTCTGGCCGCGCGCGGGCGGCGGCCGGACATCCGGCTCTTCGGCGCCGAGCCAGCGGGGGCGGACGACGCCAGACGTTCCCTGGCCGCCGGCGCACGGATCCCCCAGACCTGTCCCGACACCCTCGCCGACGGGTTGCTCACGAGCCTCGGCGAGCTGACCTGGCCGGTGCTGCGAGATCACCTGGAGGACATTTCCACCGTGACCGACGAAGAGATCGTGCGGGCCATGCGGCTGGTCTGGTCGCGCATGAAGCAGCTGGTCGAGCCGAGCGGCGCGGTGCCGGTGGCGGCGGTGCTCACGGACGGTTTCAGGGCCCTGCGGGGGCTGTCGAGGGTCGGCGTGGTGATCTCCGGCGGAAACGTCGATCTCGGCGATCTGGCGCGGCGCGGGATCCTCTGA
- the def gene encoding peptide deformylase: MAILKVARMGHPVLRRLAETIPPEDITGPEVQTLIRDLLETMREYAGVGLAAPQVHVSKQLALVGGELDEEDEPIIRVVINPVITPTTGKLYGMYEGCLSVPGLRGWVERPAAIHVVHHDMHGERVERELEGFAAVVMQHECDHLRGVLYVDRLKDIRKLAFEEEAERFLPIERMIDERDL, translated from the coding sequence ATGGCCATCCTGAAAGTCGCCCGCATGGGACATCCGGTCCTGCGCCGGCTCGCCGAGACGATTCCCCCGGAGGACATCACCGGTCCCGAGGTGCAGACGCTCATCCGGGACTTGCTCGAGACCATGCGCGAATACGCCGGCGTCGGTCTGGCCGCACCGCAGGTGCACGTCTCGAAACAGCTGGCCCTTGTCGGCGGCGAGCTGGACGAGGAAGACGAACCGATCATCCGCGTGGTGATCAACCCGGTGATCACGCCGACCACCGGCAAGCTCTACGGCATGTACGAGGGATGCCTCAGCGTGCCGGGCCTTCGCGGCTGGGTGGAGCGGCCGGCCGCCATCCACGTCGTGCATCACGACATGCACGGTGAACGTGTCGAGAGGGAGCTGGAGGGTTTCGCCGCGGTGGTCATGCAGCACGAATGCGACCACCTGCGTGGCGTGCTGTACGTGGACCGCCTGAAGGACATACGCAAGCTCGCCTTCGAGGAGGAAGCCGAGCGCTTCCTGCCCATCGAGCGCATGATCGACGAGAGAGACCTTTAA